A stretch of the Uranotaenia lowii strain MFRU-FL chromosome 3, ASM2978415v1, whole genome shotgun sequence genome encodes the following:
- the LOC129757405 gene encoding uncharacterized protein LOC129757405 encodes MEAEFCKLGEDKNELLLDRIVGGIKDEQLRLRLLNEAELNIEKAENIIMTWEMAKNCASAMEQPSPSGGLVGAVRGAVRRPVRERLGYRPYSGDREKFNKNPGGYSSRENFGDNRPSAGKTRRGFNKPDYSKIKCGFCGILGHPTRKCFAMKNMKRNAIKYVDAQQEDKAGKALSDLMARMRTSQSNSDSDSDSDLVWKRAPACSPESN; translated from the coding sequence atggAGGCAGAATTCTGCAAATTGGGAGAAGATAAAAACGAACTGTTATTGGACAGAATCGTGGGAGGTATAAAAGACGAGCAACTTAGGCTCCGTCTTTTAAACGAAGCagaattaaatattgaaaaggcggaaaatataattatgacatgggaaatggcaaaaaattgCGCATCCGCTATGGAACAACCAAGCCCTAGCGGTGGTTTAGTTGGAGCTGTGCGAGGAGCGGTAAGACGTCCGGTAAGAGAACGACTCGGTTATAGACCATACTCTGGAGATcgggaaaaatttaataaaaatccagGTGGTTACAGTTCCCGCGAAAACTTTGGGGATAACCGGCCTTCTGCTGGAAAAACTCGACGTGGATTCAACAAACCCGACTACTCCAAAATCAAATGCGGATTCTGTGGAATTCTTGGTCATCCTACACGGAAATGTTTTGCAATGAAGAACATGAAGCGGAATGCAATCAAATATGTTGATGCTCAACAGGAAGACAAGGCTGGTAAAGCACTAAGCGATCTCATGGCCAGGATGCGTACATCCCAatcgaattcagattcggattcaGACTCAG